One segment of Papaver somniferum cultivar HN1 unplaced genomic scaffold, ASM357369v1 unplaced-scaffold_137, whole genome shotgun sequence DNA contains the following:
- the LOC113334825 gene encoding S-adenosylmethionine synthase 5, which yields METFLFTSESVNEGHPDKLCDQISDAVLDACLEQDPDSKVACETCTKTNMVMVFGEITTKANVDYEKIVRDTCRAIGFVSDDVGLDADNCKVLVNIEQQSPDIAQGVHGHLTKRPEEIGAGDQGHMFGYATDETPELMPLSHVLATKLGAKLTEVRKNGTCAWLRPDGKTQVTVEYHNEAGAMVPLRVHTVLISTQHDETVTNDEIAADLKEHVIKPVIPEKYLDEKTIFHLNPSGRFVIGGPHGDAGLTGRKIIIDTYGGWGAHGGGAFSGKDPTKVDRSGAYIVRQAAKSIVANGLARRCIVQVSYAIGVPEPLSVFVDTYGTGKIPDKEILQIVKETFDFRPGMISIHLDLKRGGNSRFLKTAAYGHFGRDDPDFTWEVVKPLKWDKPQA from the coding sequence ATGGAGACATTTCTATTCACCTCCGAATCAGTGAACGAGGGACATCCCGACAAGCTATGTGATCAGATCTCTGATGCAGTCCTAGATGCCTGCCTTGAACAGGACCCTGACAGCAAGGTTGCTTGTGAAACCTGCACCAAAACAAACATGGttatggtttttggagaaatTACAACCAAAGCCAATGTTGATTACGAGAAGATTGTTCGTGATACCTGCCGTGCAATCGGTTTCGTATCTGACGATGTAGGTCTTGATGCTGATAACTGTAAGGTTTTGGTTAACATTGAGCAACAGAGTCCTGATATTGCACAAGGTGTGCACGGGCATTTGACTAAGAGGCCAGAGGAGATTGGTGCTGGTGATCAAGGTCATATGTTTGGGTATGCTACAGATGAGACTCCTGAGTTGATGCCTTTGAGTCATGTGCTGGCAACTAAGCTTGGTGCTAAACTGACTGAAGTGCGTAAGAATGGTACTTGTGCCTGGTTGAGACCTGATGGAAAGACCCAAGTCACTGTGGAGTACCACAATGAAGCTGGTGCCATGGTTCCTCTTCGTGTACATACCGTACTTATCTCAACTCAGCACGATGAAACTGTGACTAATGATGAGATTGCTGCTGATCTTAAGGAGCATGTGATCAAGCCTGTTATTCCAGAGAAGTACCTAGACGAGAAGACCATCTTCCACCTTAACCCATCAGGCCGTTTTGTCATTGGTGGTCCTCATGGTGATGCTGGTCTTACCGGCAGGAAGATCATCATTGACACTTATGGAGGTTGGGGAGCCCATGGTGGTGGTGCTTTCTCAGGAAAGGATCCAACAAAGGTGGACAGGAGTGGAGCATACATCGTGAGGCAGGCAGCCAAGAGCATTGTTGCCAATGGACTTGCTAGAAGGTGCATTGTTCAGGTATCATATGCCATTGGTGTTCCAGAGCCATTATCAGTGTTTGTCGACACATACGGTACAGGTAAAATCCCAGACAAGGAAATTCTTCAGATTGTGAAAGAGACCTTTGACTTCAGGCCAGGTATGATCTCTATCCACCTTGACCTCAAGAGAGGTGGAAACAGCAGGTTCTTGAAGACAGCTGCTTATGGTCACTTCGGAAGGGATGACCCTGACTTCACATGGGAGGTTGTCAAGCCACTCAAGTGGGACAAACCCCAAGCTTAG
- the LOC113334990 gene encoding CRS2-associated factor 2, chloroplastic-like — protein MAIFATLPGLNLFSSPPSNPRLPSPSDPTPKPSTPIPIPRYPKPLKSQKSITKRPPNESTTTTSPAFKTFHRRTKYYKPVSDGVISSEGDRSVIIGESGVSYLLPGAPFEFQFSYSETPKVKPLAIREPAFLPFTPPTMPRPWTGKAPLKKSKKNIPLFDSFNPPPVGMKGVKQVEMPGPFPLGRFPKEGMTREEILGERLTREEVRMLVKPHLSHNRQVNLGRDGLTHNMLELIHEHWKRQRICKVRCRGVPTVDMDNVCYHLEEKTGGKIIHRVGGVLYLFRGRNYNYRTRPQYPVMLWKPATPVYPKLIQEAPEGLTKFEAANMIKKGKNLLPICKLAKNGIYMTLVKDVRDAFEGSPLVKIDCRGMHASDYKKIGAKLKELVPCVLLSFDDEQILTWRGKEWKSMYPEAPPSVSVSNHSNDSASLNSGELYSANERLVPELEISSPKFLSRWKRAIESSKALLLDEIELGPDELLEKVEAFAVTLQAAEHSYPALIVSSGESAGILNTDNEDGSETLSDDDDEDDSEYGYGDQDYSFEELESSIPKGSLPVDVIVEQLTLE, from the exons ATGGCGATTTTTGCAACACTCCCAGGACTCAATCTCTTCTCTTCCCCTCCATCAAACCCTAGACTCCCATCTCCATCTGATCCTACACCCAAACCCTCTACTCCAATTCCAATTCCAAGATACCCCAAACCCCTAAAATCGCAAAAATCAATCACAAAACGACCTCCAAAtgaatccaccaccaccaccagtccagCTTTCAAAACCTTCCACCGCCGTACAAAATACTACAAACCCGTCTCCGACGGGGTAATTTCATCAGAAGGTGATCGTTCTGTAATTATTGGTGAATCCGGGGTGTCGTATTTGTTGCCTGGAGCTCCATTTGAGTTTCAATTTAGTTACTCTGAGACACCTAAAGTGAAACCACTGGCTATCCGTGAGCCGGCATTTTTGCCATTTACGCCTCCCACAATGCCCAGGCCGTGGACTGGGAAAGCTCCGTTGAAGAAATCGAAGAAGAATATACCGCTGTTCGATTCGTTTAATCCGCCACCAGTGGGAATGAAGGGTGTGAAGCAGGTTGAAATGCCGGGGCCGTTTCCACTTGGGAGGTTTCCCAAGGAGGGGATGACCAGAGAAGAAATTCTGGGGGAGAGATTGACGAGAGAGGAGGTTAGGATGTTGGTTAAGCCTCATTTGTCTCATAATCGGCAAGTGAATCTAG GGAGGGATGGATTGACACATAATATGTTGGAGTTGATCCATGAGCATTGGAAGAGGCAAAGGATTTGTAAGGTTCGATGTAGAGGTGTGCCGACTGTTGATATGGACAATGTCTGCTATCATCTCGAG GAAAAGACGGGTGGTAAGATAATTCATCGGGTCGGTGGCGTCCTGTATCTTTTCCGTGGAAGAAATTATAACTATCGCACTCGTCCACAATACCCTGTAATGTTATGGAAACCAGCCACTCCTGTTTATCCGAAACTCATCCAGGAAGCTCCAGAAGGTTTGACCAAATTTGAGGCTGCTAACATGATAAAGAAAGGGAAGAATCTGCTACCAATTTGTAAACTAG CCAAAAATGGAATTTACATGACCCTTGTAAAGGATGTCAGGGATGCTTTTGAAGGAAGCCCGTTGGTGAAGATTGACTGCCGAGGAATGCATGCAAGTGATTATAAAAAGATAGGTGCAAAGCTTAAG GAGTTAGTACCTTGTGTTCTCTTGTCTTTCGATGACGAGCAAATATTGACATGGAGGGGCAAAGAATGGAAATCTATGTATCCTGAAGCTCCACCTTCAGTCTCAGTCAGTAATCACTCCAATGACAGTGCTTCCTTAAATTCAG GAGAGTTGTATAGCGCAAATGAAAGGCTAGTCCCTGAGTTGGAAATCTCTAGCCCAAAATTTCTATCAAGATGGAAGAGGGCAATAGAGTCAAGCAAGGCATTATTACTGGATGAAATTGAACTTGGGCCAGATGAGCTTTTAGAGAAGGTTGAGGCATTTGCAGTCACATTACAGGCTGCAGAGCACTCTTATCCTGCATTAATAGTGTCAAGCGGGGAAAGTGCTGGTATATTAAACACGGATAATGAAGACGGATCCGAGACTCTGAGCGATGACGACGATGAAGATGACAGTGAATATGGTTATGGGGATCAAGATTACTCCTTTGAAGAATTAGAGTCATCAATCCCTAAAGGATCATTGCCAGTGGACGTGATCGTGGAGCAACTAACTTTAGAATAA
- the LOC113334473 gene encoding mavicyanin-like: MVLKTEALVFLVILFAYSSVPLMVNGAVYTVGEFTGWTTIGHYDYAKWASNQTFHVGDAIRFVFNPAHHNVMEVSSSDYESCNAEAATSIYITGDDTIPLTKEGHHYFICGVPGHCQVGQKVDIQVSKSSTKGGAMTPTMSPNSTSPSNMTSSASKFSSKDLIILVPALVVSAFGFA; the protein is encoded by the exons ATGGTTTTAAAAACTGAAGCTTTGGTCTTCTTGGTTATTTTGTTTGCATATTCGAGTGTTCCTTTAATGGTAAATGGTGCCGTTTATACTGTCGGCGAATTCACCGGTTGGACGACAATCGGGCATTACGATTATGCCAAGTGGGCTTCTAACCAAACTTTTCATGTCGGAGACGCCATCC GCTTCGTATTTAATCCTGCACACCATAATGTAATGGAAGTGAGCTCCTCCGACTATGAATCATGTAATGCAGAGGCCGCAACATCTATCTATATCACGGGAGACGATACAATTCCACTCACAAAAGAGGGTCACCATTACTTCATCTGTGGAGTTCCTGGTCACTGCCAAGTAGGCCAGAAGGTTGATATCCAAGTTTCGAAATCATCGACAAAAGGGGGAGCCATGACTCCAACTATGTCACCTAATTCTACTTCTCCTTCGAATATGACATCTTCTGCATCTAAATTTTCTTCCAAAGATCTTATTATTTTAGTCCCGGCTCTAGTTGTTTCTGCATTTGGTTTTGCTTAG